DNA sequence from the Streptomyces sp. NBC_01497 genome:
TCCTGGCGTCCGTCGCGCCGCAGGAGCCGCGCCGGCGCGGAGGCGGGTACGGCGTCGAGGTCCGCGTACAGGGCCTCGCCCGGGCGGTTCGGGGCGAGGTCGTCGTCGGGGTGCAGGCAGAGCCGGTCGAGCTCGGCGGCTGTCGGCACGGGCGGCGGCCCGACCGTCACCTCACCCGTCACATAGGGCGCGAGGACCACCATCACCTCGTCCTCGCGATCGGCTCGGACCAGGCTGATCCTGTCCGCGTCCCGGTCGTACCAGGCGACGCTGGTGCCGTCGGCAAGCGTGACGTAGAGCCGTTCGTGGCCTTGGTGCTGCGCCGGTGCGACGCGGAGACGGGCCATCACACATCACCCCCCGACCATGGGACCAGCAGGTGGGCCACCCGTGCAACCAGAACGCCGGGGTACGCGCTCCTTCCGCGATTCGCCCCCATGCTTCTTGCGTCTGTGTGATACGGCACACTTCTGCCGAGGGCGCCGACGGTGCCCCGCTCCGAAGGAGTCACAGCAGTGATCATTCTGTTCGGCACCAGAACGTACCTGTACCAGCTGGCGATCCTCACGCTCGTCTGCGGGCGGTGCGGCAACCCCGCCTCGCACACGCTGCGCAAGCGCGTCATGAAGTTCACGCTGTTCTTCATCCCGCTGTTCCCGATATCGACGAAGCACGCGACGCAGTGCAGCTTCTGCGGTGCCGAACAGCAGGTGCCGAAGCAGCAGGCCGAGGGCCTGCTCGCCACGATCGCCCAGGACGCCGGCACGGCAGTTCCCGCGGGGCAGCCCGGAGCGGCGGCCCCCGCGCAGCGGACGGGCCACGGGCAGCAGGGCGGTCCTTACGGTCAGCAGGGCGGCGGCGCGCCCGCGCCCCAGCAGCGGAACCCCTACCAGAACTGACGCGGGCCACGGGCAGCGAGCGCGGGATCCGGGGGCCCTGGGGCCGGGGCGCCGGGGTGGCGGCCGAGCGGACGGCCCGAGCGGAGGGCAGGGGCCCGGGCCCGGGGCGGGACGGGGCTTCGCGGGTCCCGCGCCGGAGCCGCCGGTCCCGCGCCGGAGCCGCTGGTCCCGGCCGGTCCAGGGCATCCCACCGTCACCGAACGCCCTGTGTGATGTTTTGCGGACTCTCCGTGGCGAACCTAGGCTGAATCGGGCGAGCCCGTTGTCGGATTCACCGGCTCCTCGCCCCTCAGGCCACCAGGAGTAACGATGCCCCTGCGTTCCCTCGGCTTCCGCGCCACCACCCTCGCCGCCATCACGCTCACCGCGGCCGCGGTCCTGACCACCGTCCCCGCGGCCGCCGACGGGTCTCCCGCGGACCACACCACGCAGGGCCCGCAGACCCAGCACGTCCAGCCGGTGCCGGTGACTTCGGCGGCCTCGCACGAGCAGGCGGCAGTCAAACCCCCGGCGCGCGGGTACAAGGGCCGCGTCATCGCCAGGGGCGGCCTGTACCTGCGCGACAAGCCCACCCGCAGCAGCCGGGTCATCGGCTTCGCGCGGTACGGCACCGTCGTGCACATCTTCTGCAAGACGCGCGGCGACAACGTGGCGGGCGACAACCGCTGGTACCTGCTCACCGACGGCACCTGGGCCTGGGGCTCCGCGAGGTACATCGAGAACATCGGGGCCGCACCGCGCTGGTGCTGACGCGCCGACACCTGAGGCCACCGCACGGGCCGGACGGGCACCGCGCCGCAACTGCCGCCCTCCGTCCCGCACGGGGCGGACCGCGCCGCGGAGCCCGTACCGCGTCGACATGCCTTACATCATGACATAAACAGACATAAGGCATGTCTACTTGCTACGTTGCCTGCCATGTCCGCACCGACGCAGCCCGCCCCTGCCCCGCCCCGCGCCGCGACCGGCCGGGGCATCGAGCTGCTGCTCCTCCTGTGCGCCGTCCTGATCTCGGTGTTCGGGTACGCGGCGGTGGGCCTCGGCAGGGACGGGGCCGTTCCGCCCGACGTCACCGGGTACGCGGTGGGACTCAGCGTGCTGTCGCTGCTCGCGCATCTGGCGGTACGGTTCCGCGCGCGTTACGGCGATCCCCTGCTGCTGCCCATCGCCGTCCTCCTCAACGGCCTCGGTCTCGTCCTCATCTACCGCCTCGACCTGGAGACGCCGGGCGATCGCGCGGCCCCGACACAGCTCGTCTGGTCGGCGCTGGGCATCGCGCTGTTCGTGGTGGTCGTCCTGACCCTGCGGGACCACCGGGTGCTCCAGCGGTACGCGTACGTCTCCGTCGTCGGCGCGCTGGTCCTGATGGTGGTGCCGGTCCTCTTTCCCTCCGTCAACGGCGCCAAGATCTGGATCCGGGTCGGGGACCTCTCGATCCAGCCCGGTGAGTTCGCGAAGGTGCTGCTCGCGCTGTTCTTCGCCGCGTACCTCGCCTCCAACCACCGGGCCCTCGCCTCCACCGGCCGCCGGATCTGGCGGTTCCAGCTGCCGAGCGGCCGAGTCCTCGGGCCGCTGGTCACGGTCTGGCTGCTGAGCGTCGTCGTCCTCGTGTTCGAGCGCGACCTGGGGACGTCGCTGCTGTTCTTCGGCGTGTTCGTGATCCTCCTGTACGTCGCGACGGGCCGGACCGGCTGGATCGCGGTGGGTCTGGTCCTCGCCGGCGCCGGTGCGTACGCGGTGGGATCCTTCGAACCCCATGTGCACAGCCGGGTGGAGGACTGGCTGCACCCGTTCGCCTCGATCGACGCGGGGATCGGGCCGAGCCAACTGGCCCAGTCGCTTTTCGCGTTCGCCGCGGGCGGCATCACCGGGACGGGTCTCGGGCTCGGCCATTCGATCCTCATCGGTTTCGCCGCGAAGTCGGACTTCATCCTGGCCACGGCGGGCGAGGAGCTGGGGCTGCTCGGCCTGACCGCGATCTTCCTGCTGTACGCGCTGATCGTCGCGCGGGGCTTCGGGTCCGGCATCGTCCTGCGCGATCCGTTCGGGCGGCTGCTCGCGGTGGGCCTCGCGTCGCTGCTCGCGCTCCAGGTGTTCGTGATCGCGGGCGGGGTGATGGGGCTGATCCCGCTGACAGGCATGGCCATGCCGTTCCTCGCGCAGGGCGGCTCCTCCGTCGTCACCAACTGGGTGATCGTGGCTCTGCTCCTGCGGATCAGCGACTCGGCCCGCAGACCGCGCCCCGCCGACGCCGGGGGCGATCCCGCCACCGCCGACGACGATCCGTCACCCCGTACCCCGCTCCTGCGGCTGGCGCTGACGGAGCGGACCCCCGATGTGCGGGGCCCCGCACCGGATCCGGTACCCGCACCGGCCGCCGAGCGACCCGCGATCGCGCCCGCTTCCGCCCCGCCGCACCAGCCCCCTCCGGCCCCCGCGCCCGTGCCCGCGAGCGCCCCTGCCACGAAGCGGCCCGCGCCCGCGACGGCCACGGCGTCCGCGTCGGGCCGTAGCCCCGGGGCGGCCCCCGCCGGGAAACCCCTCCTCGGGCCCGCCTCGCCCGTGACCGGGTTCCGGCGTGTCACCCGGCCCTGGTGGCGCGGCCGTTACGCCGTCGGGTGGCCCGCTCCGGGACATGGGGTGCCCCGTGACGCCGATCCGGCGCCGGAGGGAGGCCGGTGACCCGCCAGATCCGGCACGCCGCCGTCTTCTGCCTGCTGCTCCTGGTCGCGTTGCTGGCCAACGCCGTACGGGTGCAGGGCGTCCAGGCCGGGCAACTCGACAAGCACCCGGGGAACGGCCGGCCCACGGTCGCGCGCTTCGGCCAGCCGCGGGGCGACATCCTCGTCGGCGCGTCCGCCATCACCGGTTCGCGGGACACCCGTCAGCGGCTGCGCTACGAACGCGTCTATCCGCAGGGCCCGTTGTACGCACCCGTCACCGGCTACCTGTCCCAGACCTACGGCTCGACGGACCTGGAGAACGCCGAGGACGGTGTCCTCTCCGGCGCCGACCCGCGGCTGGCCGGTTCCCTGCTGGACGGCGGCGCCTCCCACGACCAGGGCCGTGGCGGCCGGGTCGTCACGACCCTCAAGCAGTCGATGCAGCGCGCCGCGTACGCGGGGCTCGCCGGGCGGCGCGGCGCCGTGGTGGCCGTCGAGCCGTCGAGCGGGCGCATCCTCGCGCTCGTCAGCAGCCCCTCGTACGACCCGGGGGTGCTGTCCGGTACGGGCACCGGGGTCAAGGACGCCTGGACCCGACTGAACAGCGCCGCGACGCAGCCCATGCTCAACCGCGCGCTGCGGCAGAGCTATCCGCCGGGGTCCACGTTCAAGATCGTGACG
Encoded proteins:
- a CDS encoding zinc ribbon domain-containing protein, which codes for MILFGTRTYLYQLAILTLVCGRCGNPASHTLRKRVMKFTLFFIPLFPISTKHATQCSFCGAEQQVPKQQAEGLLATIAQDAGTAVPAGQPGAAAPAQRTGHGQQGGPYGQQGGGAPAPQQRNPYQN
- a CDS encoding SH3 domain-containing protein — translated: MPLRSLGFRATTLAAITLTAAAVLTTVPAAADGSPADHTTQGPQTQHVQPVPVTSAASHEQAAVKPPARGYKGRVIARGGLYLRDKPTRSSRVIGFARYGTVVHIFCKTRGDNVAGDNRWYLLTDGTWAWGSARYIENIGAAPRWC